The Bernardetia litoralis DSM 6794 genome includes a window with the following:
- a CDS encoding PASTA domain-containing protein, with protein sequence MDTNSFKNRIDNINFKEIKHKLHYYLTRNHYSTLLIHLGLMGVLVAFILYSFFYIYLPSTTNHDITIRVPDLNKMKLEEVEKFLEKRDLRYEIADTSYNPDYPPLTVLQQNPAENAPVKIHRKIYLTINSETPPKTRIPQIIDFPYTSAHTQLKNVKLKMGKPEYVTNSARNVVLKIAVNGKEYTKADLEKGVYIPQGTEVTLFIASGSVNDDFKMGNYIGQHAENFKLELEGNGIIVEIHDQKAEGKEAGTVISQKPSAGNRIVVGQTVELWVVPYYN encoded by the coding sequence ATGGATACAAATTCTTTCAAAAATCGTATAGATAATATAAATTTCAAAGAAATAAAGCATAAATTGCATTATTATCTTACTCGCAACCATTATTCTACTTTGCTTATTCATTTAGGCTTAATGGGAGTTTTGGTCGCCTTTATTTTATATAGCTTTTTTTATATCTATTTGCCTAGTACCACCAATCATGATATTACGATTCGTGTGCCTGATTTGAACAAAATGAAACTAGAAGAAGTAGAAAAATTTTTAGAAAAGCGTGATTTGCGTTACGAAATTGCAGATACTTCGTACAACCCAGATTATCCACCACTTACTGTTTTACAGCAAAATCCAGCTGAAAATGCTCCTGTAAAGATTCATAGAAAAATATACTTAACCATCAACTCAGAAACTCCACCCAAAACACGTATTCCTCAAATTATAGATTTTCCTTACACAAGTGCGCATACACAACTCAAGAATGTGAAATTAAAAATGGGTAAGCCAGAGTATGTTACTAACAGTGCTAGAAATGTAGTCTTGAAAATAGCTGTAAATGGAAAAGAATATACAAAAGCAGATTTAGAGAAGGGTGTTTATATTCCACAAGGAACTGAAGTTACACTTTTTATTGCGAGTGGAAGTGTTAATGATGATTTTAAAATGGGAAATTATATAGGACAACATGCTGAAAATTTCAAACTAGAATTAGAGGGTAATGGAATTATAGTTGAAATTCATGATCAAAAAGCAGAGGGAAAAGAAGCAGGAACAGTCATTTCTCAAAAGCCTTCTGCAGGAAATAGAATAGTAGTTGGACAAACAGTAGAATTGTGGGTTGTGCCATATTATAATTAG
- a CDS encoding gliding motility lipoprotein GldH, with the protein MQFLKKNTFPFLILSLLLFLVSCGNNGLYENHKELSTGFWQKNNLQSFEVEINDSQNHFIFYHLRYTSDYDYCNTYIRYKIFSPAGKLMTQGMKLDTLFDCTTGKPLGEGFGNMYNREFELEQNFDFSEKGIYKIELEQMMRKDSLEGIQTVGIRIAN; encoded by the coding sequence ATGCAATTTTTAAAAAAAAACACTTTTCCTTTCTTAATTTTATCTTTACTTTTATTCCTTGTTTCCTGTGGAAATAATGGTTTGTATGAAAATCATAAAGAACTTTCAACTGGATTTTGGCAAAAAAATAATCTACAATCTTTTGAAGTAGAAATAAATGATTCTCAAAATCATTTTATTTTTTATCATTTGCGTTATACAAGTGATTACGACTATTGCAATACATATATTCGGTACAAAATTTTTTCTCCAGCAGGAAAATTAATGACCCAAGGAATGAAATTAGATACACTCTTCGACTGCACAACAGGAAAACCACTTGGTGAAGGATTTGGAAACATGTATAATAGAGAATTTGAATTAGAACAAAATTTTGACTTTTCTGAAAAAGGAATTTATAAAATAGAGCTAGAACAAATGATGCGTAAAGATTCCTTAGAAGGAATACAAACGGTGGGAATACGAATTGCAAATTAA
- a CDS encoding CTP synthase yields the protein MNTTKNATKNTSKNSFSPSPRKTKYIFVTGGVASSLGKGIVSASLAKLLQSRGFSVTIQKFDPYLNIDPGTLNPYEHGECYVTDDGAETDLDLGHYERFLNVSTSQANNVTTGRIYNTVINKERKGDFLGKTVQVIPHITDEIKRNFYFLGETGKYDIIITEIGGCIGDIESLPFVEAVRQARWELGEQNSLVIHLTLVPYLSAAKELKTKPTQHSVKMLSEQGVQPDVLVCRTEHALPDDIRRKISQFCNVNIKSVIESIDADTIYDVPLLMRKEHLDDIVLEKLGLPTDSTPNLEEWKHFLGKLKNPTDEVKIALVGKYVELPDAYKSIVESFIHAGAETETKVKLKWVSSEDLDSDDDVKKYLSTMDGILVAPGFGDRGIEGKVLAVKYARENKIPFFGICLGMQVSVIEFARNVLKLEGAHSAEMNPETEFPVIDLMKDQKDVTTKGGTMRLGAYPCQLKKNSLASQVYNGKDLIHERHRHRYEFNNTFLKDFEKAGLLPTGINPESNLVEIVEMKQSEHPYFVGVQFHPELKSTALSPHPLFVGFIKAALAKRLEEVVE from the coding sequence ATGAATACGACCAAAAACGCCACTAAAAACACATCTAAAAATAGTTTCTCTCCTTCTCCACGCAAAACAAAATATATTTTTGTTACAGGTGGTGTTGCCTCTTCATTAGGTAAAGGCATTGTTTCGGCTTCATTAGCCAAACTTTTGCAATCAAGAGGGTTTTCTGTTACTATTCAAAAATTTGACCCTTATCTTAACATTGACCCTGGTACGCTCAATCCGTATGAACATGGTGAATGTTATGTAACCGATGATGGTGCAGAAACAGATTTAGATTTGGGACATTACGAACGTTTTTTGAATGTAAGTACTTCTCAAGCTAATAATGTAACAACTGGAAGAATTTATAATACAGTTATTAATAAAGAAAGAAAAGGTGATTTTTTGGGAAAAACTGTTCAAGTAATTCCTCATATTACAGATGAAATAAAACGCAATTTTTACTTTTTGGGAGAAACTGGAAAGTATGATATTATAATTACTGAAATTGGTGGTTGTATTGGTGATATTGAATCATTGCCTTTTGTGGAAGCTGTTCGTCAGGCTCGTTGGGAATTGGGTGAGCAAAACTCATTAGTTATTCACCTTACTTTAGTGCCTTATTTGAGTGCTGCTAAAGAATTAAAAACAAAACCAACTCAACATTCTGTCAAGATGCTTTCTGAGCAAGGTGTTCAGCCTGATGTTTTGGTGTGTCGTACTGAGCATGCTTTGCCTGATGATATTCGTAGAAAAATCTCACAGTTTTGTAATGTAAACATAAAATCTGTTATTGAATCTATTGATGCTGATACGATTTATGATGTTCCACTTTTGATGAGAAAAGAACACTTAGATGATATAGTTTTAGAAAAATTAGGCTTGCCAACAGATAGTACACCCAACTTGGAAGAGTGGAAACATTTCTTAGGAAAACTTAAAAATCCAACTGATGAAGTCAAAATTGCTTTAGTTGGAAAATATGTAGAATTACCTGATGCTTACAAATCTATTGTAGAATCATTCATTCATGCAGGCGCAGAAACAGAAACAAAAGTAAAACTTAAATGGGTTTCTTCAGAAGATTTGGATTCTGATGACGATGTCAAAAAATATTTATCAACCATGGACGGCATTTTGGTTGCTCCTGGTTTTGGAGATAGAGGGATAGAAGGAAAAGTCTTGGCTGTGAAATATGCACGAGAAAATAAAATACCATTCTTTGGAATTTGCTTAGGAATGCAAGTATCAGTTATAGAATTTGCACGAAATGTCTTAAAATTAGAAGGCGCACATTCGGCAGAAATGAATCCTGAAACAGAGTTTCCTGTAATTGATTTGATGAAAGACCAAAAAGATGTTACTACAAAAGGTGGTACAATGCGTTTAGGAGCTTATCCATGTCAATTAAAAAAGAACTCATTGGCTTCACAGGTTTATAATGGAAAGGATTTGATTCATGAGCGTCATCGCCACCGTTACGAATTTAATAATACATTTTTGAAAGATTTTGAAAAAGCAGGACTTCTTCCAACAGGAATAAATCCAGAATCAAATCTAGTAGAAATTGTAGAAATGAAACAAAGTGAACATCCTTATTTTGTAGGTGTTCAGTTTCATCCAGAACTTAAAAGTACAGCACTTAGTCCTCATCCTCTTTTTGTAGGATTTATAAAAGCTGCACTTGCAAAGCGTTTGGAAGAAGTAGTGGAATAA
- the yidC gene encoding membrane protein insertase YidC, with product MDKNQTIGLVLMSALLIAYMFFFSPSQEEQQEKQRTEQIQDSTRIAQEALAATQNGQNSESSQPIELDSATKALIADAKEIVLENDNIKVALSSLGAEILNVELKNYETFDKKPLILVDEQSSQIELSIPTSSGSVRIDKLGFKVQNATKEKVTFAGLVDGKSLEITYSLPKDGFELFYAIKTDAATQSLQFSWIDAIKRTDQNIELDRRETTINYYTTEEDFDYLSKGSNDAKTEGLENSVSWFSMKQRFFNAALITDKQFDDLTISSAAVNETDSSVIKALKVETSIPVSSLTADAKARFYFGPNKRDINETVADGFQKNTYLGWAVLQPISLYIIIPLFNILEKFISNYGILIIVMVFIIKMCLAPLTYKSYVAQARTKVLQPEINKIKEKYPDDQAKQSQETMKLNSEFGVNPLSGCLPMVLQMPIIFALFTFFPSAIQLRNEAFLWATDLSTYDSIINLPFTIPFYGNHVSLFTLMMTTSQILVTSVSTQQTSMANSPINPKVMMYGMPIMFMFVLNSFPAGLTLYYVTSNLVTLTQTLVIRKFFVNEDKIRAKLETRREEKKKSGKKGSSFMQRMQDAMAQAQEQQAVAKNKKEGTSKNENPNKKDKLK from the coding sequence ATGGATAAAAATCAAACCATCGGACTCGTCTTGATGTCAGCTTTGCTTATTGCGTACATGTTCTTTTTCAGTCCTAGTCAAGAAGAACAACAAGAAAAACAAAGAACAGAACAAATTCAAGACAGCACAAGAATAGCACAGGAAGCTCTTGCTGCCACACAAAACGGACAAAATTCTGAGTCATCACAACCAATAGAATTAGATTCTGCTACAAAAGCCTTGATTGCAGACGCAAAAGAGATTGTTTTGGAAAATGATAATATCAAAGTTGCCTTGTCTTCTTTGGGAGCAGAGATTTTGAATGTAGAATTGAAAAACTACGAAACTTTTGATAAAAAACCTTTGATTTTGGTGGACGAACAAAGTAGCCAAATTGAACTTTCAATACCAACTTCTTCAGGAAGTGTCAGAATTGATAAATTAGGTTTTAAAGTTCAAAATGCTACAAAAGAGAAAGTTACTTTTGCAGGTCTTGTAGATGGAAAATCTTTAGAGATTACATATAGTTTGCCTAAAGATGGTTTTGAATTATTTTATGCTATCAAAACAGATGCTGCAACTCAATCATTACAATTTTCGTGGATAGATGCAATTAAGCGTACAGACCAAAATATTGAATTAGATAGAAGAGAAACAACAATCAATTATTATACTACTGAAGAAGATTTTGATTATCTGAGCAAAGGTAGTAATGATGCAAAAACAGAAGGCTTAGAAAACTCAGTTTCATGGTTTTCTATGAAACAACGTTTTTTCAATGCTGCTCTTATTACAGACAAACAATTTGATGATTTGACAATTAGCTCTGCTGCTGTTAATGAAACTGATTCTTCTGTCATTAAAGCTCTAAAAGTAGAAACTTCTATTCCAGTTTCTTCGCTTACTGCTGATGCAAAAGCACGTTTTTACTTTGGTCCTAATAAACGTGATATTAATGAAACTGTTGCAGATGGTTTTCAGAAAAATACTTATTTAGGTTGGGCAGTTTTACAGCCAATAAGTTTGTATATTATTATTCCATTATTTAATATCTTAGAAAAATTCATTTCTAATTATGGAATTTTGATTATTGTAATGGTGTTTATTATCAAAATGTGTTTAGCACCTCTTACTTACAAATCGTATGTAGCGCAGGCAAGAACAAAAGTTTTGCAGCCAGAAATCAATAAAATAAAAGAAAAATATCCAGACGACCAAGCCAAACAATCTCAAGAAACAATGAAACTCAATAGTGAGTTTGGTGTCAATCCATTGAGTGGCTGTTTGCCGATGGTATTACAAATGCCGATTATTTTTGCATTATTTACATTCTTTCCTAGTGCAATTCAACTTCGTAATGAGGCATTTTTGTGGGCTACTGACCTTTCTACCTATGATTCAATTATAAACTTACCATTTACAATTCCTTTCTATGGGAATCATGTCAGTTTATTTACTTTGATGATGACAACTTCACAAATTTTGGTAACAAGTGTAAGTACACAACAAACTTCAATGGCAAATTCTCCTATAAATCCAAAAGTGATGATGTATGGAATGCCAATTATGTTTATGTTTGTCTTAAACTCTTTCCCTGCTGGTCTGACTCTTTATTATGTAACTTCAAACCTTGTTACACTTACTCAAACTCTTGTGATTCGTAAGTTCTTTGTAAATGAAGACAAAATTAGAGCAAAACTAGAAACACGTAGAGAAGAGAAAAAGAAAAGT